The DNA segment GCCTTATAAATATGTGCATAGGTTGTCCCAAACAAGGCAGAAAAATATAGTCTTGTGGCAAGTATTAGCCAATTTCGACTAAGTGTATTCCTAAGggtaggaaaatatttttggggcAGGGAACTTGTGTTCTTTGTTCTTGGCCATAGGGTTGGCTTATTATGTTCTTGTATTCACATTTTAATACAAGTAGGGGAGAAATTCCTGTAATTTTCGTGTGTGCCTTTTACTTCATTTTGCTGCCTAAATTTATCTAAGTCTCAAACGTCCTAAAAATAAATCTAAGTGTTGGAAAGGCTGAAGTCAAGGCTGGGCTTGACTGCCGCACGGAGGTGAACCTCGGGCAGAATTCGAGTGACATAAATCACCCATgtgacaactggtatcagagcgtGGCTGGATTGGGGCTAAGACACGACGTTCGTTGGTTAAATTTCGTGAAAGATGGCTGGTGACAACGCAGAACTGAGGGAAAAAGTTACTACATTGGAGGCAATCATCAGAACTGTTGATGGGGATCAATTTCTGACCATTGTGACTTGTCTCGCCTATCTTGAGGCTGATATGAACAGGCTGAGCCAAGAGTGCACAGATCTGAAAGCGGAAAATGTGTTGCTGCATCGTGCTGTTGGAAATGATGAAACACAGCGTGGGGCAGATCGTACCAAGGTCAGAATTCCGGAGCCTAAAGAGTTTAATGGTGCAAGGAGTGCCAAGAAACTCGAAAATTTCCTATGGGATATGGAGCAGTACTTTCAGGCTGCCCATGTGCGAGATGAAGACAAGGTCACCATTACGACTATGTACTTGGTGGACATGCAAAGCTTTGGTGGCGGACATGCGTGGTAGATTATGTAAGTGCTGGGAAGCCGAAGATTGACTCTTGGGAAAGGTTGAAGAAAGAATTGAAGGATCAATTCTTTCTTAGCAATACGGGCTGGATTGCTAGAGATCGTTTGAAGAAGTTGAAACAAACTAGAACGGTCAGAGATTATGTCAAAGATTTCAATTCTTTGATGCTGGATATGAGCAACATGTCTGAGGAAGACAAGCTACACAATTTCCTTTATGGGTTGCAGTCATGGGCGCAGATGGAACTCCAAAGGCAGAATGTTAAAGACCTTCTTAGTGCAATCGCTGTTGCGGATATGTTGGGTGATTTCCGATTGGGACAAGATGGTTCTGATTTCTCTACTACTTCAAAGTCCAAAAATGGGAACAAGGACAAGGCAAAAGAGTGGAGGAAAAACGGAAATGACAAGGGTAATGCTGTTGAGGGCAATGACAATGTAAAAGAAAAGCAATGTGTTGGATCTTCGACTAACAAGGCACAAAACAACAAGTTTAATGGCTGTTTTATTTGCAAAGGACCACACATAGTGAGGAACTATCCAAAACTTGAACGGCTTTCTACTTTGTTTGCTGAAAAAAAAGAGTGAAGATGAGCCGAACGAGGAAGAATATGAGTAGGAGGCAACATATTTGGGGCATATGGTGGTgttgaaaaatgcagaaactacTTCGTCGAGGACGACGAATTCTTCGGGTGGGGTTGGTTTGCTAGCCCCTTGACAAGGTTCCTCGACAGGTGTGGGTTGTGACAAGGATTTTTATGATGGCCTTGGCACACAACCTGAAAAATAGGGCAACATCATGACGGGCAGCTCGACATGATGGACTATGCGGGGTTGACAAACGCACCTTGAATGGAAGCAAGGCGAATTTCACTTGAACATGCGGGTTGGCATAACAATGGCAAGGCAAAGCCTTTTCAAAGTAGGGGCAAAGACATGGCAAGGCAAGGCAAGGCAAGGCAATGCGGGACAAGCAATGACAATTGATGCGGGCAGATTTGATCAAGTTGGGGGTGACTTGACATAAGCTGGCAGCTGTGGCAATGAGCGTGTACGGCTAAGTCAGTGGGTGGCAAGCTATTGCTATGATATTGGTGTGGAGCAGTGTTAAAAGGCAAGGCTGGGCGCAATGCCAGCCTTGTGCATGCAACAACTAGGCAAAATAGGCACATGTAGTGCATATGTAGCAGTTGAAAAACATGTGCAAGGAACATGAGAGGCAGTTGGTGGTTACAAACCACATTCTAAACATGGCTGATCATGGGCTAAAAGTGTGGGCACGTTTTTATAGTTGTCTTAACATGTTTGCCCATCAATTGGGGCTTGTCAACTGATTGTATAATCTTGCCTTATAAATATGTGCATATGCTGTCCTAAACAAGGAGAAAAGCATAGTCTTGTGGCAAGTGTTAGCCAATTTCGACTAAGTGTATTCCTTAGGATAGGAAAAAGTTTTTGGGGCAGGGAACTAAGGTGTTCTTTGTTCTTTGGGTTGTCTTATTATGTTCTTGTATTCACATTTTAATACAAGTTGGGGAGAAATTCCTGTAATTTTCATGTGTGCCTTTTACTTCATTTTGAGGCCTAAATTCATTTAAGTCTCAAACGTCCTAAAAATAAATCTAAGTATTGGAAAGTCTGAAGTCAAGGTTGGGCTTGACTATCGCACGGAGGTGAACCTCGGGCAGAATTCGAGTAACATAAATCACCCCTGTGACACCTACTTCCACATATGTCAAGTCTCGGCAACTTGAATGATGTTCAACACTTAACTAGTAACCTAAATGTAGAATCAAtcatttaggggtcgtttggttggaatacgatttataccggtataagttatatttaggataagttatgctgggattagttatgttgggattgttgttaattcattgtttggtatgttgtattaagagtgacaattgcataatttttaagaagaatgtataagttataccggtgctaaataccccaccttctataaggtataagttatcccagtaTTAAAATTAAcatcgggataacttatacctagtTTGCTAACCAAATagagtattaaggtggtattaaatttttataccataCTTATACTTTCTTATACctaataccaaacgaccccttaaactATATAGAATCATAGTACTATAGTCGTACAAAAAAGAGTTTGAGTCTTAAGTTTCTAGTATTAGCATTTCATTGAATAATAGGAGAATTAATTTTGATATTGACTGGAGTTATTTATAGAGATTAAATTCTATGCACAAAATATTATGCAATTACACAATTACATTTTTATCGTAAACATTAAGTAATAGTTCATGTTATAATTGGGTACTTATTCTAATAATGTAAACAAATTTAACCAATTTAAACAAACAACGACAACCCAATGGGATCCCACAACTACGATTTGAGGAGGGTAGTGTtgtgcagaccttacccctgtaTGGGTCAAAAATTCTCTAATATGATTAATTCGTGTTAGCATTAGAGAGGCATTCACAGGCTACCATGTGTCACCAATATGACTCCCATGAAAGCCTGCCTAAAGTCGAAGTGACTTTTAGAAGTAGTGAAGGTTGTGGTCGAAGAGTTGGCAAAGATCGAGGTCGAGGTCGAGCATCCTTGACAGAGTTATAATGGCCAGTTTCAAGATAGGACACCAAAGAAAATATTCTAGTGATATTTTCTGCACCTGTACCATTAAGGTTTCTAGGAATATGTTCGCTATAAATAGAAAGGGATACAATGAGAGGTGGGAGAGAGATATTCATTTGTAAAAAAACACTCTTACTTTAATTGAGAGAATTTGGTCTTGTTACAAGCGTACAAAAATAAAGTTTTACTAAGATTcttgtctattcttttcaccggATCCAAGAACAACGTGAGTGTTCTAAGGCTCATCAATCAGTCATCACTGTCAGATTCTACCGATCTCACCTCCTTTCGGGTGACTCACACGTTTTTATTTACTTAAATATCATTCATTGCCATTTATTACTATTTAATGATATCTTTTATCTTTTTGGATCATTGAACTATGTTATTATTGCTCACATTCATCATAATTTGGTCAAATATATATGTTATTTATCATAAAACTGATAACCTGATCTTGAGAATATTATTATTGGCTAAGATTGACCCTTCTTTATTAAAATCCAATTGGTTGAACCAAAATCTATATTATTGGTCAAACAGTTTGGCCCGTCTGTGGGGACCTCTTAGCTAATTATTTTTGTTTACTTTAGATCTACAGCTAACTGAGTCACTAACCTCACAAATCCCAagatccttctctttttttgcacGTATAGAAACCTACATGGAAAGTAACCAAGGAGAGAGGACTAAAGTAATAGGTGATTGCCCTAGCAACCTCATGAATGCTATCAATGAGAGCTGTGAAATATTAGGCGGGAATATGACGCCCACTGCCTCTCCCAGATGCGAGAGGTCGCCTCTTCCCCAATTATAGCATAACAAAACCAAATGGAAAAGGGGCCTCCACATCCACAGGAGAAAGGATGCCACCGGCCATGAAAAAACTCCTCGAAGCATGGTTAACCAATATGCTAGTAAGCGTGCTCAACAAGCCCACTTCATGCACATCTACATAGATCGTGAGAACCTACAGAATGCAACGAGCAGATGAACAGGGCAGCCAGCCAGACCCTCCAACACTGGGTATAACTCATAATGTTACTAACGATGCAGGTGATGTCATTCTCGCTATTGCCAAGAACAAGTCGACAAGATATCGAGCGCACCTAAGCCATTGCCAAAGAGGGACGCTGGTAGGTTCGTAGAGTAGTTGTACAGTGAAAAAGAAACCCCACATGCCATAcgaaagaccttcaaaatgccttTGTATCTCAGGATATACGACAAAATAACTAATCCCGAAGATCGCGTGACTCATTATGTCACCGTCATGAAAGGAAATGACCTTACCAAAGAACAAGTGTCCTCTATTTTACTGAAGAAATTTGGAAAAACTTTTATGGGAGGGGCATTAACATGGTACTCACAGCTACCATCCCGCTCCAAAGAAACCTTTGAGGAAATGGCTGATAAGTTCATAACGGTACATGACGGAGCCTGGAAAGCCAAAACAACAGTAAATGACATATTTTCCGCCAAGCAGTCCTTGGGAAAAGGACTGATGGACTTCTTCGCCCAATTCAACAGGGTAAGGATGACCCTACCAAATGTGTCTTAAGGGATGGCGGTCGCGGCCTTTCAAAATGGGGGGAGTAGAAAGGGTTCGAGAGCGACTAGAAAACTGCTAAGCTGGCTAATGAAATATCCTCCATCCACTTAGGATGAGATCCACAATGCTTACTATGCTGAATTATGAGTAGATGAGAACGACCTCAACGGACCAACTCATCGGCTCGTCTTAGTACAAGCCAAGTCCAGGAAAGAACGAAGAGACAACATCAGGAGGGATCACTCGGTCTCACAGTGAGCACATAATTTTTGACTATATTTGAATGTTCAATCACTTTTTAGTATATAAATATTTGCTAAAATAAAGGAAAAGCCTTTATTTCAGTTTTTAGTAGATTTActtgataaaattaaaactacAAAATGAATTACACTTTTAGATATTAGATGTATTTCACttgcaaaagaaagaaaatttacaaaaatatgcTTTTCCTTCTAATTTTGGTAAAATTaacaattttataatttttccctTGATAATTTCTTATATTTCTAgtttttagttttaatatagtATCTTTAATTTTGATTatctttaataaataaaaaaaccaaTGCAAAAATGCCACCTAGGAAAGATTCCCTATTATCCTTGGTAACAAACTTTGGCACAATTTCTGCACATGCACCCAAACACACGTAACATAAGAATTTTCTCGGATTTCATTTTTGATCTTGGGAGTCCATACGagttttttctgatttttcttaaCCTTCTTTCCAAGAAAATTAATAGGGAAACCCACAAATACACACAGTCATGTGATAAGAACAAATACCAACATTGGAAGGGATAAAAGGGGTGGGGTCTGCTGAGagtaaaaaaaggggaaaaacagAAGGTCACGAAATAAAAAGAGAATTGTGATGACCCagtcaatcgtctcatgagttaccactctattttccctattttttcttcgttatgctttgtttatccatgttatgtggtatcaggttggccggatcgagttcggaaaggatttggtaaggtttgagacacttaatctctttagagtgagtttaagttgaaaaagtcaatcggatattgacttatgtgctaGAGGGCTCGGAAGTGAATTTCGaaggttcggttagctttgggaggtaatttgtgacttaggagcatgatcggaatgcattttggaggttcgtagtagatttaggcttgaattagcgaagttgatattttggcaatttccggttaataggcaagattttgatataggggttggaatggaattccgagagttccagtagtttcgttgtgtcatttgggatgtatgtgcaaaatttcaggtcattcggacgtggtttggttgggtttttgatcaaaagcgtaattttgaagattttgaaattcctaggattgaatccgatgtgattcggtgttttgatgttgttttgagcattctgaaggttggaacaagtttgaatgagtttttaggatatgtttgtgcctttggttgaggtcccgagggcctcgggtgagtttcgaatggtcaatcggaccatttcatgcctTAGAGAAGTTGTAGAATCGCAGGTTCAGTTGTTGCATAGATTCCTTCTCTGCGATCGCGTAAGGGTTCTTGTGATCGCATAGAAGATTTTGAGGGGGAAATCCAtttattcttcgcgttcgcgaaggttgagttgcgatcgcatagagtggTGAAGTTGTTGATCGCGAACGCATAGTGAAGCTTATGTTCACATAGAGTTAAGTGGGCCTGGGGTCTTGGCTTGGATATGTACATTGTGAACGCGGTAGGCGGTGTACGCATAGAGTTAGTTGAATAGGCATCGCGTTCGTAGGGTGTTTTATGCGTTCACATAGAGTAATTTTTGGGAGCTGAGAATTTGtgtttcgcgatcgcgaaggattTCCCGCGATCGCAATGAAGGAAAATAAGCCTGGgtagaaggtttaaaaggtcattttgtccgcgaatgtgaggttattttcttccattgttggtcatttttggagctttttgaaggggattgaagagggattcaaggggaatcacttggaggtaagattcttggacttaaaactggATTTTAatatgaattccacctagaaaatcatgaaaattaagccaaaaattgaagaaccagggcttggaaatttagacctttaattgaggatttgaaggaccatttggggtcggatttctgaacttttgatatgtatgaactcatggggatataagaaatctattgatgtaaaaaatttCGAATTTTgcgacgtgggcccgggggtcgggttttcgtAATTTCGGGActtgtgtcatattttgattttatcgcttgggcttcgttcctttagcatattttgacgtcctcgttctgattttgtatagatttgatgcgagtggaagccgattcgaggggcaaaggcgtcgcgatctAGAAATTTGACTAGTTccaggtgagtaatgattgtaaatgatgttctaagggtttgaaaccccggattgtacatcatagtgctatattgaggtgaggcacatgctggatgacgagcgtggggtcgtgacaagttggtatcaaagcctaggttacataggtctcacaagtcatgagcaggtttagtagagtctcgcggatcggtacagagacttctgtatttatcctcgagaggctgcagaaccttcaggaaaaacttcatattcttgaaatattTGTAGTTCGGatttgttgatctgagtactgaacttctgttgttctattctctcacagatggtgaggacacacgctatcggtaaggatggacgaccaccagtaccaccagctgtggccactagaggccgaggatgcagcCGTGgttgtggtaggggcagagcagctagggcagcacctgcagatccaccagctgcctcAGTTCAGGACTAGGTCCCAATTATAGACGCTCCTGCAGCACCAGCTGcgcccattgtgatttcgggccttcaggaggccttggctcatatcttatcagtttgcactggcctagctcaggcggtttcagccactacagtcgtagctacttctcagtctgggggaggcaatcagactcccgccgctcgcacacctgagcaggtcgtgcagggacttcagacgccgggggcacatccatCCCAActagttgcagctgctcaggactatgtagttcctgctatgtcggaggatgagcagcgtaggttggagaggtttggtagactgcagcctctgaccttcagtggtgtagagagcgaggatgcccagggttcttagataagtgttagaggatgattcgtacagcgggtattctggagaccagcggggtcgctttcactacttatcaatttttgggagctgcctttacttggtgggagacttttgagaggtgtaggcctgttggtgtagcaccccttacctggaagcagttctccgttctctttttggagaagtatgtgccgcagtcccgcaaAGAGAAATTACAtagagagtttgagtggttgcgtcagggagagatgactgtgacgcattACAAGacgaggttctccgagttagctcttcatgctatttggatggttatGACAgaagagaggattaggaggtttgttggtggcgtcacttatcagcttcgtattctcatgaccagggagaggttgattggtgctactttcaaggaggttgtggatattgcccatgagattgagtcttTTCGTCACCAGGAGagcgaggagaaggaggccaaagggcctcgaggatctggtagttacagtggtgctccttt comes from the Nicotiana sylvestris chromosome 4, ASM39365v2, whole genome shotgun sequence genome and includes:
- the LOC138890305 gene encoding uncharacterized protein → MAGDNAELREKVTTLEAIIRTVDGDQFLTIVTCLAYLEADMNRLSQECTDLKAENVLLHRAVGNDETQRGADRTKVRIPEPKEFNGARSAKKLENFLWDMEQYFQAAHVRDEDKVTITTMYLVDMQSFGGGHAWLKKELKDQFFLSNTGWIARDRLKKLKQTRTVRDYVKDFNSLMLDMSNMSEEDKLHNFLYGLQSWAQMELQRQNVKDLLSAIAVADMLGDFRLGQDGSDFSTTSKSKNGNKDKAKEWRKNGNDKGNAVEGNDNVKEKQCVGSSTNKAQNNKFNGCFICKGPHIVRNYPKLERLSTLFAEKKE